One window of Desulfobacca acetoxidans DSM 11109 genomic DNA carries:
- a CDS encoding phosphoribosylaminoimidazolecarboxamide formyltransferase has protein sequence MNDIKKMYRTVMDDHFPEKITIEFGDQKLKYRKRTWKLSDDKTGEVIEKGLRYGENPGQEAALYELVKGHLELGGCRFLEPGYGMVSAIDEAAMLQAGKHPGKTNLTDIDNSLNIIKFLLKKPCVVIVKHNNPCGVAYGDTLAQAYDRANMADRIAAFGGCAVFNRAMDRTTAELVVQNYLEVIAAPDYEAGVVDILKVKKDLRIIQIPHFDRLADLCQRRFVEFKSLNDGGLVVQQSPLNAILKVSDFKPAVATHQGVEYRTRPANAAELEDLLFGWQVEQGVTSNSVLYVKDGCTVGIGTGEQDRVGVAEIAIYKAYIKYADALCFKKLGKAYKDLELEIEQGKAAKALKDEIDAETKTAKGGLIGAAMISDAFFPFRDGVDVALRQGIQAIAHAGGSLRDFESIQACNEAQPPAAMVFTGQRAFKH, from the coding sequence ATGAACGATATTAAGAAGATGTACCGAACTGTAATGGACGACCATTTTCCAGAAAAGATTACCATTGAGTTCGGCGACCAGAAGCTGAAATACCGCAAGCGGACCTGGAAGCTGTCGGATGACAAGACCGGGGAGGTCATCGAAAAGGGTCTGCGCTACGGCGAAAATCCGGGGCAGGAGGCGGCCCTCTACGAATTGGTGAAAGGTCATCTGGAGTTGGGGGGATGCCGTTTTTTGGAGCCCGGCTACGGTATGGTGAGCGCCATCGACGAAGCGGCTATGCTCCAGGCCGGCAAACACCCCGGCAAGACCAACCTCACGGATATCGACAACTCCCTGAATATTATCAAGTTTCTGCTGAAAAAACCATGCGTCGTCATTGTCAAACACAACAATCCCTGTGGCGTCGCCTACGGCGATACCCTGGCCCAGGCCTACGACCGGGCCAACATGGCCGACCGCATCGCCGCCTTCGGGGGCTGCGCCGTCTTCAACCGGGCTATGGACAGGACCACGGCGGAGCTGGTGGTGCAAAACTATCTCGAGGTGATTGCGGCGCCCGATTATGAGGCCGGGGTGGTGGACATCCTGAAAGTGAAAAAAGACCTGCGCATCATCCAGATTCCCCACTTCGACCGCCTGGCCGATTTATGCCAACGCCGGTTTGTCGAGTTCAAGAGCCTCAACGACGGCGGTCTGGTAGTGCAGCAGTCGCCGCTCAATGCCATTTTAAAGGTCAGTGACTTCAAACCGGCGGTGGCCACCCATCAGGGAGTGGAGTACCGTACCCGACCGGCTAACGCAGCAGAACTAGAGGATTTGCTCTTCGGCTGGCAGGTGGAGCAGGGTGTGACGTCCAACTCCGTTCTCTATGTCAAGGATGGCTGCACCGTGGGTATCGGCACCGGTGAACAGGACCGGGTGGGCGTGGCCGAAATTGCCATCTACAAGGCCTATATCAAGTACGCCGATGCCCTCTGTTTCAAAAAGTTGGGCAAGGCCTATAAGGACCTGGAATTAGAGATCGAACAGGGCAAGGCCGCCAAGGCCTTAAAGGATGAGATCGACGCCGAGACCAAGACGGCCAAAGGCGGCCTCATCGGCGCCGCGATGATCTCCGACGCCTTCTTCCCCTTCCGGGACGGGGTCGACGTCGCCCTCCGGCAGGGCATTCAGGCCATTGCCCACGCCGGCGGCTCCCTGCGGGACTTCGAGTCCATTCAGGCCTGCAATGAGGCGCAGCCCCCGGCGGCCATGGTGTTCACCGGCCAGCGGGCCTTTAAGCATTAG
- a CDS encoding indolepyruvate oxidoreductase subunit beta, with translation MPNDIKLRIFCTGVGGQGTLLATRLLGEAAMAAGFMAQVSETHGMAQRGGVVESTLVLGALSSPIISLGEADILIGFEVLETFRSLNRCHANTLVVTNIGVNVPYTVATGQTTYPPVAEMLNILQDSVGRLIGLNANDLALQAGSALAVNMVLLGALLSTGRLPFEPEILVKVVQTHTPSKHLTTNLQAFNLGREAAMTLTAAPIHK, from the coding sequence ATGCCTAATGACATAAAACTTCGCATCTTTTGCACCGGCGTCGGGGGCCAGGGTACGCTGCTGGCCACCCGCCTTCTGGGCGAAGCCGCCATGGCCGCCGGCTTTATGGCGCAGGTATCCGAAACTCATGGGATGGCCCAACGCGGCGGCGTTGTGGAATCCACCCTCGTCCTGGGCGCCCTTTCCAGCCCTATCATTTCACTGGGTGAAGCTGACATCCTGATCGGTTTTGAAGTCCTGGAGACCTTCCGGTCCCTCAATCGCTGCCATGCCAATACCCTGGTAGTAACCAATATCGGCGTCAATGTGCCTTATACCGTAGCCACTGGCCAAACAACCTACCCGCCCGTAGCAGAGATGCTGAATATCCTGCAAGATTCGGTAGGCCGCCTTATCGGCCTGAACGCCAATGACCTGGCCCTCCAGGCTGGCAGCGCCCTGGCGGTGAACATGGTGCTTTTGGGCGCCCTGCTGAGCACCGGCCGGCTCCCGTTCGAACCTGAAATTCTGGTCAAGGTGGTCCAAACTCACACCCCCAGCAAGCATCTCACGACCAACCTGCAGGCCTTCAACCTGGGCCGGGAGGCCGCCATGACCCTAACGGCGGCACCAATCCATAAGTAA
- the mutM gene encoding bifunctional DNA-formamidopyrimidine glycosylase/DNA-(apurinic or apyrimidinic site) lyase: MPELPEVEVIRRGLAKKLVGDKIIAVDLGRQRLRRQALDSELASLVGHTFSRLTRRGKYLLLHLDQGQTLLVHLAMTGRLLLQTNSCPLPPHVHLTLHCQTGHKLLYQDMRRFGQILLYPPGKRPPALEQVGWEPFSRGLTPEWLRQKTVRLTRPVKNFLLDGRFIAGIGNIYASETLFEARVHPQTPVGRIDLKTWETLLRAIRRILRRAIKAGGTTIVNYVDCDGQSGLFGVQLKVYGRAGSPCPVCQTPITRLVMAGRSTFFCPTCQPINL; encoded by the coding sequence GTGCCTGAACTTCCGGAAGTGGAGGTTATACGCCGCGGGTTGGCAAAGAAACTGGTAGGCGATAAGATCATTGCCGTTGATTTGGGTAGGCAGCGACTGCGGCGACAGGCCCTCGATAGCGAACTGGCCTCATTGGTGGGGCACACGTTCAGCCGGTTGACCCGGCGGGGCAAATATCTCCTGCTGCACCTGGATCAGGGGCAGACGCTGCTGGTACATCTAGCCATGACCGGACGCCTGCTCCTGCAAACGAACTCCTGCCCGCTGCCGCCCCACGTCCACCTCACCTTACACTGCCAGACCGGTCATAAACTGCTGTACCAGGACATGCGCCGCTTCGGCCAGATACTCCTCTATCCTCCCGGCAAAAGGCCGCCAGCTCTGGAGCAGGTAGGATGGGAGCCCTTTTCCCGGGGCTTAACCCCCGAGTGGCTGCGCCAAAAGACGGTGCGACTAACCAGGCCGGTGAAAAATTTCCTGCTTGACGGCCGCTTCATCGCCGGCATCGGCAATATCTACGCCTCTGAGACACTCTTTGAGGCCAGGGTGCACCCTCAGACCCCGGTGGGCCGGATCGACCTCAAGACTTGGGAAACTTTGTTGCGCGCCATCCGACGTATCCTGCGCCGGGCCATCAAGGCCGGCGGCACCACCATCGTCAACTATGTGGACTGCGACGGGCAATCAGGCCTGTTTGGCGTGCAGCTCAAGGTCTATGGCCGGGCTGGCAGCCCTTGCCCAGTCTGCCAGACCCCCATTACCCGCCTGGTCATGGCCGGGCGCAGCACCTTCTTCTGCCCCACCTGCCAGCCGATCAACCTTTAA
- the rdgC gene encoding recombination-associated protein RdgC yields the protein MGLFSKSLSCTRYFVRGELPEDFLSWADERLQHFAFREIDDTNDEKSWGWVEFDNLLQPEFTGGQAHKGEYLAFSLRLDARKVPAALFRKHFLIAELTVREQQKFRRLSRQQKLELKKSVMQDLLRRQMPQPTIFDVVWHPDRQRLWLFATSPKVRETFESLFRETFELDIYLLFPYTLAQDLLKSEAALNRLEMVEPVVFTRD from the coding sequence ATGGGATTATTTTCCAAGTCCCTGAGCTGCACCCGCTATTTTGTGCGCGGGGAATTGCCGGAGGACTTTTTATCGTGGGCGGACGAGCGACTACAACACTTCGCCTTTCGGGAGATCGATGACACCAACGATGAAAAATCCTGGGGTTGGGTGGAATTTGACAATCTGTTGCAGCCCGAATTTACCGGTGGCCAGGCCCATAAAGGGGAATACCTGGCCTTCTCGCTGCGCCTCGACGCCCGGAAAGTGCCGGCCGCCCTGTTTCGCAAGCATTTTCTAATAGCTGAACTCACCGTGCGTGAGCAGCAGAAGTTCCGCCGACTCAGCCGTCAACAGAAGCTCGAACTGAAAAAATCGGTTATGCAGGATCTGCTCCGCCGGCAGATGCCGCAACCGACCATATTCGATGTTGTCTGGCATCCGGACCGGCAGCGTTTATGGCTCTTTGCCACCAGCCCCAAAGTGCGCGAGACCTTTGAATCCCTGTTCCGCGAAACCTTTGAGTTGGATATCTATCTCCTCTTTCCCTATACCCTGGCCCAGGACCTCCTCAAATCCGAGGCCGCACTCAACCGGCTGGAAATGGTGGAACCGGTGGTATTCACGAGGGATTAG